The following coding sequences lie in one Arabidopsis thaliana chromosome 3, partial sequence genomic window:
- a CDS encoding uncharacterized protein (unknown protein; BEST Arabidopsis thaliana protein match is: unknown protein (TAIR:AT3G44210.1); Has 18 Blast hits to 18 proteins in 2 species: Archae - 0; Bacteria - 0; Metazoa - 0; Fungi - 0; Plants - 18; Viruses - 0; Other Eukaryotes - 0 (source: NCBI BLink).) produces the protein MERSCFKEFRVADILTIGFKLHPYLTLKGLIEMKRRGLIRDTTGYILNGGITFLTVSSRLMKAFRTHGVRFWLMEKQGGAQEYAVKAPIYVYVKYDYEYVCMMNVRLGRIELWAVVSLVMWTVMDRRVNSWSRTADEPGMGVSEPRGPASTYEVLVVTRMTGPNDVYVYININKMIVMNLLLEVKAC, from the exons ATGGAAAGATCTTGCTTCAAGGAATTTAGAGTAGCTGACATCTTGACCATCGGATTTAAGCTCCATCCGTATTTGACTTTGAAAG GTCTGATCGAGATGAAACGTCGTGGACTTATTCGTGATACTACTGGCTATATATTAAACGGTGGGATCACGTTTCTAACGGTTAGTTCTCGACTTATGA AAGCCTTTAGGACTCATGGAGTAAGGTTTTGGTTGATGGAGAAGCAAGGTGGAGCTCAAGAGTATGCAGTTAAAGCTCCTATA TATGTGTATGTTAAGTATGATTATgagtatgtatgtatgatgAATGTAAGATTGGGGAGAATCGAGCTATGGGCCGTGGTCTCCCTAGTGATGTGGACAGTGATGGACCGACGGGTTAACAGCTGGTCAAGAACGGCTGACGAGCCCGGAATGGGAGTGTCTGAGCCACGAGGGCCAGCCTCCACCTATGAGGTTCTAGTCGTCACGAGGATGACTGGACCTAACGATGTGTATGtttacattaatataaataagatGATTGTTATGAATTTGTTATTAGAAGTTAAAGCATGTTAG
- a CDS encoding uncharacterized protein (unknown protein; BEST Arabidopsis thaliana protein match is: unknown protein (TAIR:AT4G07526.3); Has 32 Blast hits to 32 proteins in 2 species: Archae - 0; Bacteria - 0; Metazoa - 0; Fungi - 0; Plants - 32; Viruses - 0; Other Eukaryotes - 0 (source: NCBI BLink).), whose amino-acid sequence MMDTSNGLEFAFLGEIKGTKEMELVSSEAKDMSQSQVEFSEDIMNLVVEESEIDEDCSIWGKPKRKGRVFSENIKERKRLQQPMKLS is encoded by the exons ATGATGGATACAAGCAATGGTCTTGAGTTTGCTTTTCTTGGAGAAATTAAAGGTACAAAGGAAATGGAATTAGTCTCTTCTGAGGCTAAAGATATGTCTCAGTCGCAAGTTGAGTTTTCAG AAGATATTATGAATCTCGTCGTTGAAGAAAGTGAGATAGATGAAGACTGCAGTATTTGGGGAAAACCTAAGAGAAAAGGTAGAGTATTTTctgaaaacataaaagaaaggaagagactACAACAACCTATGAAGCTGAGCTAA
- a CDS encoding Cysteine/Histidine-rich C1 domain family protein (Cysteine/Histidine-rich C1 domain family protein; FUNCTIONS IN: zinc ion binding; INVOLVED IN: biological_process unknown; LOCATED IN: cellular_component unknown; CONTAINS InterPro DOMAIN/s: DC1 (InterPro:IPR004146), Zinc finger, PHD-type (InterPro:IPR001965), C1-like (InterPro:IPR011424); BEST Arabidopsis thaliana protein match is: Cysteine/Histidine-rich C1 domain family protein (TAIR:AT1G69150.1); Has 1543 Blast hits to 699 proteins in 40 species: Archae - 0; Bacteria - 0; Metazoa - 41; Fungi - 2; Plants - 1486; Viruses - 0; Other Eukaryotes - 14 (source: NCBI BLink).), with the protein MDDLKVNLPFHEHPLTPVKMESKCDWCGIKFIHISDGYQCDSCFTPLFHKTCANDKNIAHPSQACGIILYHTVNFDSGKWRCAKCGEKIYDSLFFVCNDCVLKPRRKGSRFGGSSYFHFNCAKYPPSEVIDVPQHHDHKLKLEMVISSFTCAACGKDGDGYSYKCQECNLTFHVNCEKYPAEVTHFSHFLHPLKLFKGEPPAYTDGKCRLCGEKLANFEVFYHCSACNFSLDLQCVFHPPKQNPHDLNIHDHPLTLMPKSISFTCTTCGLNGDRSPYVCLPCDFTSHNDCSGYPWVININRHDHRVSRTSLIGVVNSVCGICRKKMDWSCGGYSCQKCSSYVFHTKCATREDVWDGKEMKDEPEEEEAIQPFTIIDENTIKHVSHKEHNLRLDKSGIFIEERICEACVYPIYHHSFYSCMSCSFILHESCAYLPLWKRHVVSNERHEYKYWDYFIRCSACRLLSNGFRYETTQTSLDLRCASTTEPFFHKTHPHPLFYTSPQGICSICKKDHLHVLRCVEDGCEYIMDYKCALLPYEVKHSVDQHFLSLCYGEENASGKHWCDICEKEMDPKTWFYTSKDCELTLHTDCVLGDFRGLKPESEESMYIDDFEMYVKVVRNNSMSRPLCKQCKSRCIFPVILETWNESCLRNEYYCSEACFYS; encoded by the coding sequence ATGGACGATTTGAAGGTTAACCTACCGTTCCACGAGCATCCATTAACGCCTGTGAAAATGGAGTCGAAGTGTGATTGGTGTGGAATCAAATTCATACACATATCTGATGGCTACCAATGTGATTCCTGTTTCACTCCTTTATTCCACAAGACATGCGCCAACGATAAGAATATCGCCCACCCTTCTCAAGCGTGTGGCATCATTCTTTATCATACAGTGAATTTTGATAGCGGCAAGTGGAGATGTGCAAAATGTGGAGAAAAGATCTACGattccttattttttgtatgtaaCGACTGTGTTTTAAAACCTAGAAGAAAAGGAAGCAGATTTGGTGGTTCTTCATATTTCCATTTCAACTGTGCTAAATACCCACCTTCGGAGGTTATTGATGTTCCTCAGCACCATGACCATAAACTCAAGCTAGAGATGGTGATAAGCAGCTTCACTTGTGCTGCTTGTGGAAAAGATGGTGACGGATATTCGTACAAATGTCAGGAATGTAATTTGACGTTTCATGTGAATTGCGAAAAGTATCCGGCAGAGGTAACCCATTTTTCCCACTTCTTACACCCTCTAAAACTCTTCAAGGGGGAACCACCTGCTTACACTGATGGAAAATGTCGTTTGTGTGGAGAAAAACTTGCTAATTTTGAAGTCTTTTATCATTGCTCCGCTTGTAACTTTAGCTTAGATCTCCAATGTGTTTTTCAtccaccaaaacaaaatcctcaCGACCTAAACATCCATGACCATCCACTCACTCTTATGCCAAAATCCATCTCTTTTACCTGTACCACTTGCGGGCTAAATGGAGATCGGAGCCCATACGTATGTCTTCCTTGCGATTTTACAAGCCACAATGATTGCTCTGGATATCCATGGGTCATAAACATCAACCGCCATGATCATCGTGTTTCTCGCACTTCCCTTATTGGTGTGGTGAATTCAGTATGTGGAATTTGTCGCAAGAAAATGGATTGGAGTTGTGGGGGTTATTCTTGTCAGAAGTGTTCGAGCTATGTGTTTCATACCAAATGCGCTACTAGAGAAGATGTTTGGGACggcaaagaaatgaaagacgaacctgaagaagaggaagctaTTCAACCATTCACGATAATCGatgaaaacacaataaaaCATGTCAGCCATAAAGAGCATAACCTAAGACTTGACAAGTCTGGTATTTTTATTGAGGAGAGGATTTGTGAGGCATGTGTTTATCCTATCTATCACCACTCCTTCTATAGCTGCATGAGTTGTAGTTTCATTCTTCACGAGAGTTGCGCCTATCTGCCTCTATGGAAACGACATGTGGTAAGCAACGAACGACATGAGTATAAATATTGGGACTATTTTATTAGATGTTCGGCTTGTAGATTGCTTTCCAATGGTTTTAGATACGAAACAACGCAAACTTCATTGGATTTGCGATGTGCTTCAACTACTGAGCCATTTTTCCATAAAACTCATCCTCATCCCTTATTTTACACATCGCCACAAGGAATCTGCAGTATTTGCAAGAAAGATCATCTTCATGTGCTCAGATGCGTTGAAGATGGTTGTGAATACATCATGGACTATAAGTGCGCTCTATTACCATATGAGGTAAAGCATAGTGTCGACCaacattttctctctttgtgcTATGGTGAAGAAAATGCAAGTGGTAAACATTGGTGTGATATTTGTGAGAAAGAAATGGATCCAAAAACATGGTTTTACACCTCTAAGGATTGTGAGCTTACTTTGCATACAGACTGTGTGCTCGGCGATTTTCGAGGTCTCAAGCCAGAAAGCGAAGAATCGATGTACATCGACGACTTCGAAATGTATGTTAAGGTGGTTCGCAACAACAGTATGTCTCGACCACTTTGCAAACAATGCAAGTCTCGTTGCATATTTCCAGTCATCTTGGAAACATGGAATGAAAGCTGCCTCCGTAATGAATATTATTGCTCTGAAGCTTGTTTCTATtcctaa
- a CDS encoding MutS2 (unknown protein; BEST Arabidopsis thaliana protein match is: unknown protein (TAIR:AT2G26840.1); Has 680 Blast hits to 680 proteins in 17 species: Archae - 0; Bacteria - 8; Metazoa - 0; Fungi - 0; Plants - 37; Viruses - 0; Other Eukaryotes - 635 (source: NCBI BLink).), translating into MKQKSLNPLSSSSPNYDEMIQENFKPHWIIGIDPNLSGALAVLKFDDKGSCFAQVYDTPQLEVVVQNIRTRSFNEKSMLELIRSLDVPSGTKAFVAKYIHPENAITAYNDGLGCGLWTLLTSSISVIYVTPSTWDKHFNLSIWSLDGGRKLALEMFPSLKLTTKIDDNARANALLIAAYGHATSDTRYYSFSQIK; encoded by the exons ATGAAGCAAAAATCGTTGaatcctctctcttcttcttcaccaaactACGACGAGATGATTCAAGAGAATTTTAAGCCACATTGGATCATTGGGATTGACCCTAACTTATCCGGAGCTTTGGCTGTGCTGAAATTCGACGACAAGGGATCTTGTTTTGCTCAG GTATATGATACTCCTCAGTTGGAAGTTGTAGTTCAAAACATCCGAACACGTAGTTTCAACGAAAAATCAATGCTAGAACTGATTCGTAGTCTAGATGTTCCATCCG GAACCAAGGCATTTGTAGCGAAATATATTCATCCTGAAAACGCTATT ACTGCCTACAATGATGGACTTGGATGTGGATTATGGACACTTCTCACATCTAGCATTTCTGTTATTTACGTTACTCCTTCTACATGGGACAAACATTTTAATCTTAGTATTTGGAGTTTG GATGGTGGCAGGAAACTCGCACTGGAAATGTTTCCATCACTTAAATTGACAACGAAAATTGACGACAATGCTCGAGCTAATGCACTACTCATTGCTGCATATGGTCATGCTACAAGTGATACAAGATATTACtcattttctcaaattaaGTGA